The Bombus huntii isolate Logan2020A chromosome 1, iyBomHunt1.1, whole genome shotgun sequence genome contains a region encoding:
- the LOC126870979 gene encoding arf-GAP with dual PH domain-containing protein 1-like isoform X2: MGAHISKVKHLKLDRWEDSQVNRIREVGNIAARLHYEERVPPCYRRPNPDAPQVLIEQWIRAKYEREEFCHPERQNHYVSGFMEGFLMKRGKEDSRYHPRKFVLCEADDTLKYHVKENKEPKAVLRISELNVAFAPPKTCNQNSLQISFMKDGTTRHIYVYHEDPEVITNWYLAIRCAKLHRLQVAYPGATEAELLSQLTRDFPREGFLWKTGPRYTDAYKKRWFTLDGRKLMYHDDPMDAHPKGEIFLGHSSDGFAVKTGVPPGARDQGFSFTLETPDRTYLLSAQSDDDRSQWISVIQKVIDKPLTPQDATVAARLIRKRTASGTMNIFSSTR; this comes from the exons ATGGGTGCACATATTTCTAAAGTTAAGCATTTAAAACTGGACAGGTGGGAAGATTCTCAAGTAAATAGAATTAGAGAAGTTGGTAATATCGCAGCTAGGCTTCATTATGAAGAACGTGTACCTCCATGTTATCGCAGACCAAATCCGGATGCACCACA AGTATTGATAGAGCAATGGATAAGAGCAAAATATGAAAGAGAAGAATTTTGTCATCCAGAGAGGCAAAATCATTATGTGTCAGGATTTATGGAAGGATTTTTAATGAAACGTGGTAAAGAAGATTCGCGATATCATCCTCGAAAATTTGTTCTTTGTGAGGCAGATGATACTCTCAAGTATCATGTTAAAGAAAATAAG GAACCCAAAGCTGTCCTTAGAATATCGGAGTTAAACGTGGCTTTTGCTCCTCCTAAAACTTGTAATCAAAACAGTCTACAAATATCATTTATGAAAGATGGAACCACAAGACATATCTATGTATATCATGAAGATCCAGAAGTAATTACAAATTGGTATTTGGCAATACGATGCGCTAAGTTACATCGTCTGCAAGTTGCATATCCAGGAGCAACCGAGGCTGAATTACTTTCACAACTTACTAGAGACTTCCCACGTGAAGGGTTTTTATGGAAAACTGGACCTAGGTATACGGATGCTTACAAGAAAAGATGGTTCACATTAGACGGACGAAAACTAATGTATCATGACGATCCCATG GATGCACATCCAAAAGGTGAAATCTTCTTGGGACACAGTTCAGATGGTTTTGCAGTAAAAACAGGAGTACCTCCGGGTGCAAGGGATCAAGGGTTTTCATTTACTCTTGAAACACCAGATAGAACCTATCTCCTTTCTGCTCAAAGCGATGATGATAGATCACAATGGATAAGTGTAATTCAAAAAGTGATAGACAAACCACTTACTCCACAAGATGCAACTG TGGCAGCACGTCTTATAAGAAAACGCACAGCCAGTGGAACAATGAATATATTTTCATCTACAAGGTAG
- the LOC126870979 gene encoding arf-GAP with dual PH domain-containing protein 1-like isoform X1, which translates to MADLNEKLLAELLKKPGNNVCADCGAKNPEWASYNIGIFVCTRCAGIHRSMGAHISKVKHLKLDRWEDSQVNRIREVGNIAARLHYEERVPPCYRRPNPDAPQVLIEQWIRAKYEREEFCHPERQNHYVSGFMEGFLMKRGKEDSRYHPRKFVLCEADDTLKYHVKENKEPKAVLRISELNVAFAPPKTCNQNSLQISFMKDGTTRHIYVYHEDPEVITNWYLAIRCAKLHRLQVAYPGATEAELLSQLTRDFPREGFLWKTGPRYTDAYKKRWFTLDGRKLMYHDDPMDAHPKGEIFLGHSSDGFAVKTGVPPGARDQGFSFTLETPDRTYLLSAQSDDDRSQWISVIQKVIDKPLTPQDATVAARLIRKRTASGTMNIFSSTR; encoded by the exons ATGGCGGACTTAAACGAGAAGTTGTTAGCAGAACTCCTCAAAAAACCTGGAAATAATGTATGTGCGGATTGTGGGGCAAAGA ATCCAGAATGGGCTTCTTATAACATAGGAATATTTGTATGCACAAGGTGTGCAGGTATACATAGATCAATGGGTGCACATATTTCTAAAGTTAAGCATTTAAAACTGGACAGGTGGGAAGATTCTCAAGTAAATAGAATTAGAGAAGTTGGTAATATCGCAGCTAGGCTTCATTATGAAGAACGTGTACCTCCATGTTATCGCAGACCAAATCCGGATGCACCACA AGTATTGATAGAGCAATGGATAAGAGCAAAATATGAAAGAGAAGAATTTTGTCATCCAGAGAGGCAAAATCATTATGTGTCAGGATTTATGGAAGGATTTTTAATGAAACGTGGTAAAGAAGATTCGCGATATCATCCTCGAAAATTTGTTCTTTGTGAGGCAGATGATACTCTCAAGTATCATGTTAAAGAAAATAAG GAACCCAAAGCTGTCCTTAGAATATCGGAGTTAAACGTGGCTTTTGCTCCTCCTAAAACTTGTAATCAAAACAGTCTACAAATATCATTTATGAAAGATGGAACCACAAGACATATCTATGTATATCATGAAGATCCAGAAGTAATTACAAATTGGTATTTGGCAATACGATGCGCTAAGTTACATCGTCTGCAAGTTGCATATCCAGGAGCAACCGAGGCTGAATTACTTTCACAACTTACTAGAGACTTCCCACGTGAAGGGTTTTTATGGAAAACTGGACCTAGGTATACGGATGCTTACAAGAAAAGATGGTTCACATTAGACGGACGAAAACTAATGTATCATGACGATCCCATG GATGCACATCCAAAAGGTGAAATCTTCTTGGGACACAGTTCAGATGGTTTTGCAGTAAAAACAGGAGTACCTCCGGGTGCAAGGGATCAAGGGTTTTCATTTACTCTTGAAACACCAGATAGAACCTATCTCCTTTCTGCTCAAAGCGATGATGATAGATCACAATGGATAAGTGTAATTCAAAAAGTGATAGACAAACCACTTACTCCACAAGATGCAACTG TGGCAGCACGTCTTATAAGAAAACGCACAGCCAGTGGAACAATGAATATATTTTCATCTACAAGGTAG
- the LOC126871250 gene encoding protein halfway isoform X2 → MKDQLDLQMQWFAIMVCLYAGVASARTEEDQQTSSSTSIIGISDGLLEQCFYRLSSECPDVKTTRCSCKKIVLAHNNPEGNAVLCCNLDVQNFELELSCAGFPSNISYIHIRNATLDVFNVSEIRWRRLKSLAITDGKINRVKGQFRMMTPTVCLNLSNNALIEVENNSLTRLAQLTTLDLSYNNLTHLPALNTMNGREFWLDISGTNTLWCHDIYQYINKTGEKQINFNHENETVCSASKTWHWFNTTEQVPLKQVRYLSLLQTECPKGDTWQCQCNFKRLDIVEGKPPTLAVNVDCSGIQITELPEKLPRNTISLNVSYNNITALDDLSTNPCYEDIREFYADYNHISSINKLEGSKFLDNYAFLSLRYNKIKSLPTYILSPNTHDKSFISSRLVKLGGNELHCDCNTAKYLKVWLQTRILDSDEVLCENVKEKVVDLEPSKMCVYPGDWTDYIYYIIATEVVLLISLIAKVSYDYWIFKTAGYLPWPANKMPKLPCDWLCET, encoded by the exons ATGAAG gaTCAATTGGATTTGCAGATGCAGTGGTTTGCCATAATGGTGTGTTTATATGCTGGTGTAGCAAGTGCAAGGACAGAAGAAGATCAACAAACATCCTCTTCAACTTCGATTATTGGGATATCTGATGGTCTTTTAGAACAATGCTTTTACCGGCTATCTAGTGAATGTCCTGATGTTAAAACAACTCGATGTTCTTGTAAGAAAATTGTTTTGGCCCATAATAATCCCGAGGGCAATGCTGTACTTTGTTGCAACTTGGATGTTCAGAACTTTGAATTGGAACTTTCCTGTGCAg GATTTCCATCAAACATatcatacatacatataagaAATGCAACATTGGATGTATTCAATGTAAGTGAAATTCGGTGGAGAAGGCTAAAGTCACTTGCAATTACCGATGGTAAAATTAATAGAGTGAAGGGACAATTTCGAATGATGACACCAACAGTTTGCTTGAATCTTTCAAACAATGCTCTCATTGAAGTAGAGAATAATTCACTTACTCGATTAGCTCAACTCACTACTTTGGATTTGTCTTATAATAATCTCACACATTTACCAGCCTTAAATACAATGAATGGCCGAGAATTTTGGCTTGATATTTCAG GAACAAATACACTTTGGTGTCATGACATTTAccaatatattaataaaacagGAGAAaagcaaattaatttcaatcatGAAAATGAAACTGTATGTTCAGCTAGTAAGACTTGGCATTGGTTCAACACTACAGAACAAGTTCCATTGAAACAAGTTCGATATCTTAGTTTG TTGCAAACAGAATGTCCAAAAGGTGATACATGGCAATGTCAATGCAACTTCAAAAGATTGGATATTGTCGAAGGTAAACCACCGACTTTAGCGGTAAATGTAGATTGTAGCGGAATTCAAATTACCGAATTACCTGAAAAATTACCACGCAATACTATATCCCTGAATGTATCATATAATAAT ATCACTGCATTAGATGATCTGAGTACCAATCCATGTTATGAAGATATAAGAGAGTTTTATGCAGACTATAATCATATATCgtctataaataaattagaaggGTCCAAATTTTTAGACAATTATGCTTTCCTTAGTTTAcgatacaataaaattaaatct CTTCCAACATACATTTTAAGCCCTAATACTCATGACAAAAGTTTTATCAGTTCGCGATTAGTGAAGCTTGGAGGAAATGAATTACATTGTGATTGTAACACGGCCAAGTACCTAAAG GTATGGTTACAAACTCGCATATTAGATTCCGATGAAGTATTGTGCGAAAATGTAAAGGAAAAAGTTGTTGACTTAGAACCTTCAAAAATGTGCGTTTATCCTGGTGATTGGAcagattatatttattatattattgctACAGAAGTCGTGCTATTGATAAGCTTGATAGCTAAAGTATCTTATGATTATTGGATTTTTAAAACGGCAGGCTACCTTCCATGGCCAGCAAATAAAATGCCGAAACTACCTTGTGATTGGCTATGTGAaacgtaa
- the LOC126871250 gene encoding protein halfway isoform X4 has product MKMQWFAIMVCLYAGVASARTEEDQQTSSSTSIIGISDGLLEQCFYRLSSECPDVKTTRCSCKKIVLAHNNPEGNAVLCCNLDVQNFELELSCAGFPSNISYIHIRNATLDVFNVSEIRWRRLKSLAITDGKINRVKGQFRMMTPTVCLNLSNNALIEVENNSLTRLAQLTTLDLSYNNLTHLPALNTMNGREFWLDISGTNTLWCHDIYQYINKTGEKQINFNHENETVCSASKTWHWFNTTEQVPLKQVRYLSLLQTECPKGDTWQCQCNFKRLDIVEGKPPTLAVNVDCSGIQITELPEKLPRNTISLNVSYNNITALDDLSTNPCYEDIREFYADYNHISSINKLEGSKFLDNYAFLSLRYNKIKSLPTYILSPNTHDKSFISSRLVKLGGNELHCDCNTAKYLKVWLQTRILDSDEVLCENVKEKVVDLEPSKMCVYPGDWTDYIYYIIATEVVLLISLIAKVSYDYWIFKTAGYLPWPANKMPKLPCDWLCET; this is encoded by the exons ATGAAG ATGCAGTGGTTTGCCATAATGGTGTGTTTATATGCTGGTGTAGCAAGTGCAAGGACAGAAGAAGATCAACAAACATCCTCTTCAACTTCGATTATTGGGATATCTGATGGTCTTTTAGAACAATGCTTTTACCGGCTATCTAGTGAATGTCCTGATGTTAAAACAACTCGATGTTCTTGTAAGAAAATTGTTTTGGCCCATAATAATCCCGAGGGCAATGCTGTACTTTGTTGCAACTTGGATGTTCAGAACTTTGAATTGGAACTTTCCTGTGCAg GATTTCCATCAAACATatcatacatacatataagaAATGCAACATTGGATGTATTCAATGTAAGTGAAATTCGGTGGAGAAGGCTAAAGTCACTTGCAATTACCGATGGTAAAATTAATAGAGTGAAGGGACAATTTCGAATGATGACACCAACAGTTTGCTTGAATCTTTCAAACAATGCTCTCATTGAAGTAGAGAATAATTCACTTACTCGATTAGCTCAACTCACTACTTTGGATTTGTCTTATAATAATCTCACACATTTACCAGCCTTAAATACAATGAATGGCCGAGAATTTTGGCTTGATATTTCAG GAACAAATACACTTTGGTGTCATGACATTTAccaatatattaataaaacagGAGAAaagcaaattaatttcaatcatGAAAATGAAACTGTATGTTCAGCTAGTAAGACTTGGCATTGGTTCAACACTACAGAACAAGTTCCATTGAAACAAGTTCGATATCTTAGTTTG TTGCAAACAGAATGTCCAAAAGGTGATACATGGCAATGTCAATGCAACTTCAAAAGATTGGATATTGTCGAAGGTAAACCACCGACTTTAGCGGTAAATGTAGATTGTAGCGGAATTCAAATTACCGAATTACCTGAAAAATTACCACGCAATACTATATCCCTGAATGTATCATATAATAAT ATCACTGCATTAGATGATCTGAGTACCAATCCATGTTATGAAGATATAAGAGAGTTTTATGCAGACTATAATCATATATCgtctataaataaattagaaggGTCCAAATTTTTAGACAATTATGCTTTCCTTAGTTTAcgatacaataaaattaaatct CTTCCAACATACATTTTAAGCCCTAATACTCATGACAAAAGTTTTATCAGTTCGCGATTAGTGAAGCTTGGAGGAAATGAATTACATTGTGATTGTAACACGGCCAAGTACCTAAAG GTATGGTTACAAACTCGCATATTAGATTCCGATGAAGTATTGTGCGAAAATGTAAAGGAAAAAGTTGTTGACTTAGAACCTTCAAAAATGTGCGTTTATCCTGGTGATTGGAcagattatatttattatattattgctACAGAAGTCGTGCTATTGATAAGCTTGATAGCTAAAGTATCTTATGATTATTGGATTTTTAAAACGGCAGGCTACCTTCCATGGCCAGCAAATAAAATGCCGAAACTACCTTGTGATTGGCTATGTGAaacgtaa
- the LOC126871250 gene encoding protein halfway isoform X3, producing MFELCSRMQWFAIMVCLYAGVASARTEEDQQTSSSTSIIGISDGLLEQCFYRLSSECPDVKTTRCSCKKIVLAHNNPEGNAVLCCNLDVQNFELELSCAGFPSNISYIHIRNATLDVFNVSEIRWRRLKSLAITDGKINRVKGQFRMMTPTVCLNLSNNALIEVENNSLTRLAQLTTLDLSYNNLTHLPALNTMNGREFWLDISGTNTLWCHDIYQYINKTGEKQINFNHENETVCSASKTWHWFNTTEQVPLKQVRYLSLLQTECPKGDTWQCQCNFKRLDIVEGKPPTLAVNVDCSGIQITELPEKLPRNTISLNVSYNNITALDDLSTNPCYEDIREFYADYNHISSINKLEGSKFLDNYAFLSLRYNKIKSLPTYILSPNTHDKSFISSRLVKLGGNELHCDCNTAKYLKVWLQTRILDSDEVLCENVKEKVVDLEPSKMCVYPGDWTDYIYYIIATEVVLLISLIAKVSYDYWIFKTAGYLPWPANKMPKLPCDWLCET from the exons ATGTTCGAGTTATGTTCGAGA ATGCAGTGGTTTGCCATAATGGTGTGTTTATATGCTGGTGTAGCAAGTGCAAGGACAGAAGAAGATCAACAAACATCCTCTTCAACTTCGATTATTGGGATATCTGATGGTCTTTTAGAACAATGCTTTTACCGGCTATCTAGTGAATGTCCTGATGTTAAAACAACTCGATGTTCTTGTAAGAAAATTGTTTTGGCCCATAATAATCCCGAGGGCAATGCTGTACTTTGTTGCAACTTGGATGTTCAGAACTTTGAATTGGAACTTTCCTGTGCAg GATTTCCATCAAACATatcatacatacatataagaAATGCAACATTGGATGTATTCAATGTAAGTGAAATTCGGTGGAGAAGGCTAAAGTCACTTGCAATTACCGATGGTAAAATTAATAGAGTGAAGGGACAATTTCGAATGATGACACCAACAGTTTGCTTGAATCTTTCAAACAATGCTCTCATTGAAGTAGAGAATAATTCACTTACTCGATTAGCTCAACTCACTACTTTGGATTTGTCTTATAATAATCTCACACATTTACCAGCCTTAAATACAATGAATGGCCGAGAATTTTGGCTTGATATTTCAG GAACAAATACACTTTGGTGTCATGACATTTAccaatatattaataaaacagGAGAAaagcaaattaatttcaatcatGAAAATGAAACTGTATGTTCAGCTAGTAAGACTTGGCATTGGTTCAACACTACAGAACAAGTTCCATTGAAACAAGTTCGATATCTTAGTTTG TTGCAAACAGAATGTCCAAAAGGTGATACATGGCAATGTCAATGCAACTTCAAAAGATTGGATATTGTCGAAGGTAAACCACCGACTTTAGCGGTAAATGTAGATTGTAGCGGAATTCAAATTACCGAATTACCTGAAAAATTACCACGCAATACTATATCCCTGAATGTATCATATAATAAT ATCACTGCATTAGATGATCTGAGTACCAATCCATGTTATGAAGATATAAGAGAGTTTTATGCAGACTATAATCATATATCgtctataaataaattagaaggGTCCAAATTTTTAGACAATTATGCTTTCCTTAGTTTAcgatacaataaaattaaatct CTTCCAACATACATTTTAAGCCCTAATACTCATGACAAAAGTTTTATCAGTTCGCGATTAGTGAAGCTTGGAGGAAATGAATTACATTGTGATTGTAACACGGCCAAGTACCTAAAG GTATGGTTACAAACTCGCATATTAGATTCCGATGAAGTATTGTGCGAAAATGTAAAGGAAAAAGTTGTTGACTTAGAACCTTCAAAAATGTGCGTTTATCCTGGTGATTGGAcagattatatttattatattattgctACAGAAGTCGTGCTATTGATAAGCTTGATAGCTAAAGTATCTTATGATTATTGGATTTTTAAAACGGCAGGCTACCTTCCATGGCCAGCAAATAAAATGCCGAAACTACCTTGTGATTGGCTATGTGAaacgtaa
- the LOC126871250 gene encoding protein halfway isoform X1, which produces MFELCSRDQLDLQMQWFAIMVCLYAGVASARTEEDQQTSSSTSIIGISDGLLEQCFYRLSSECPDVKTTRCSCKKIVLAHNNPEGNAVLCCNLDVQNFELELSCAGFPSNISYIHIRNATLDVFNVSEIRWRRLKSLAITDGKINRVKGQFRMMTPTVCLNLSNNALIEVENNSLTRLAQLTTLDLSYNNLTHLPALNTMNGREFWLDISGTNTLWCHDIYQYINKTGEKQINFNHENETVCSASKTWHWFNTTEQVPLKQVRYLSLLQTECPKGDTWQCQCNFKRLDIVEGKPPTLAVNVDCSGIQITELPEKLPRNTISLNVSYNNITALDDLSTNPCYEDIREFYADYNHISSINKLEGSKFLDNYAFLSLRYNKIKSLPTYILSPNTHDKSFISSRLVKLGGNELHCDCNTAKYLKVWLQTRILDSDEVLCENVKEKVVDLEPSKMCVYPGDWTDYIYYIIATEVVLLISLIAKVSYDYWIFKTAGYLPWPANKMPKLPCDWLCET; this is translated from the exons ATGTTCGAGTTATGTTCGAGA gaTCAATTGGATTTGCAGATGCAGTGGTTTGCCATAATGGTGTGTTTATATGCTGGTGTAGCAAGTGCAAGGACAGAAGAAGATCAACAAACATCCTCTTCAACTTCGATTATTGGGATATCTGATGGTCTTTTAGAACAATGCTTTTACCGGCTATCTAGTGAATGTCCTGATGTTAAAACAACTCGATGTTCTTGTAAGAAAATTGTTTTGGCCCATAATAATCCCGAGGGCAATGCTGTACTTTGTTGCAACTTGGATGTTCAGAACTTTGAATTGGAACTTTCCTGTGCAg GATTTCCATCAAACATatcatacatacatataagaAATGCAACATTGGATGTATTCAATGTAAGTGAAATTCGGTGGAGAAGGCTAAAGTCACTTGCAATTACCGATGGTAAAATTAATAGAGTGAAGGGACAATTTCGAATGATGACACCAACAGTTTGCTTGAATCTTTCAAACAATGCTCTCATTGAAGTAGAGAATAATTCACTTACTCGATTAGCTCAACTCACTACTTTGGATTTGTCTTATAATAATCTCACACATTTACCAGCCTTAAATACAATGAATGGCCGAGAATTTTGGCTTGATATTTCAG GAACAAATACACTTTGGTGTCATGACATTTAccaatatattaataaaacagGAGAAaagcaaattaatttcaatcatGAAAATGAAACTGTATGTTCAGCTAGTAAGACTTGGCATTGGTTCAACACTACAGAACAAGTTCCATTGAAACAAGTTCGATATCTTAGTTTG TTGCAAACAGAATGTCCAAAAGGTGATACATGGCAATGTCAATGCAACTTCAAAAGATTGGATATTGTCGAAGGTAAACCACCGACTTTAGCGGTAAATGTAGATTGTAGCGGAATTCAAATTACCGAATTACCTGAAAAATTACCACGCAATACTATATCCCTGAATGTATCATATAATAAT ATCACTGCATTAGATGATCTGAGTACCAATCCATGTTATGAAGATATAAGAGAGTTTTATGCAGACTATAATCATATATCgtctataaataaattagaaggGTCCAAATTTTTAGACAATTATGCTTTCCTTAGTTTAcgatacaataaaattaaatct CTTCCAACATACATTTTAAGCCCTAATACTCATGACAAAAGTTTTATCAGTTCGCGATTAGTGAAGCTTGGAGGAAATGAATTACATTGTGATTGTAACACGGCCAAGTACCTAAAG GTATGGTTACAAACTCGCATATTAGATTCCGATGAAGTATTGTGCGAAAATGTAAAGGAAAAAGTTGTTGACTTAGAACCTTCAAAAATGTGCGTTTATCCTGGTGATTGGAcagattatatttattatattattgctACAGAAGTCGTGCTATTGATAAGCTTGATAGCTAAAGTATCTTATGATTATTGGATTTTTAAAACGGCAGGCTACCTTCCATGGCCAGCAAATAAAATGCCGAAACTACCTTGTGATTGGCTATGTGAaacgtaa
- the LOC126871240 gene encoding probable ATP-dependent RNA helicase DDX52: MDAYELFRKLSTGVKFDKKRFQVDAERFQLVNKQSGNGVNDDKINIKAFDNINHSILCEKRKYDEIEKETENINDLTLLDGMSIPQNKNKKCKVALTEEKRLKLEKEKINQFRNHHHISVTGNCIPKPISEFIELSTTYNISQKLIYNITNCGYKCPTPIQMQAIPAMLQGRNVLACAPTGSGKTAAFLLPIIHYLGGPEKKGFRAVILSPTRELAKQTYRECLRLSEGCNFRVHIISKVNQALKKYGLKSSQKFDILITTPKRIIYLLNQDPPAISFSNVEWLIVDEVDKLFEDGTRCFRDQLETISKSCTNENLHKAMFSATNTPIVTKWCRRNLKGLITVTVGHRNAATDLVEQELLFVGAERGKLVALRNIIQKGVLPPVLVFVQSKERAQELFNELIYDGVNVDVIHADRTQTQRDNVVRCFREGKIWVLICTELMARGIDFKGVNLVINYDFPPSAISYVHRIGRTGRAGHKGKAITFFTVQDTTNLRSIATIMRESGCNVPDYMLAMKKHSKRERRKHECKAPIRESISTLPTFKRVQTFKKRKVAVNDSKKKSELKSEENKDKKINTKHLKKEK; this comes from the exons ATGGATGCATATGAACTATTTCGAAAACTTTCTACTGGTGTAAAATTTGATAAGAAGCGTTTTCAAGTTGATGCAGAAAGATTTCAG CTTGTCAACAAACAATCTGGAAATGGAGTTAATGatgataaaataaacattaaaGCCTTTGATAACATAAATCATTCAATATTAtgtgagaaaagaaaatatgatGAGATCGAGAAAGAAactgaaaatattaatgaCTTGACGTTGCTTGATGGAATGTCTATTcctcaaaataaaaataaaaagtgtaAAGTAGCCTTAACTGAAGAGAAACGGTTAaagttagaaaaagaaaag ATTAATCAGTTTCGCAATCATCATCACATAAGTGTCACAGGCAATTGTATACCTAAACCTATCTCAGAATTTATTGAACTATCAACAACTTACAATATATctcaaaaattaatatataatattacaaattgtGGTTATAAATGTCCTACTCCAATTCAAATGCAGGCTATACCCGCCATGCTGCAA GGTAGAAATGTACTAGCTTGCGCCCCAACTGGATCTGGAAAAACAGCTGCATTTCTGTTACctataattcattatttaGGTGGACCAGAGAAGAAAGGATTTAGAGCTGTTATATTAAGCCCAACAAGAGAATTAGCAAAACAAACATATAGAGAATGTTTGCGTCTTAGCGAAGGATGTAATTTTAGAGTTCATATTATAAGTAAAGTGAATCAagcattaaaaaaatatggacTTAAAAGTTCACAGAAATTTG aTATATTAATCACTACAccaaaaagaataatataccTGTTGAATCAGGATCCACCAGCTATTTCTTTTAGCaa tgTTGAATGGTTAATTGTGGATGAAGTAGATAAACTCTTTGAGGATGGGACAAGGTGCTTCAGAGACCAGTTAGAAACAATTTCAAAGTCATGTACAAATGAAAACTTACATAAAGCAATGTTTAGTGCAACCAATACTCCTATAGTGACCAAATGGTGTAGACGTAATTTGAAAGGTCTTATAACAGTTACTGTTGGACACAg GAATGCTGCAACAGACTTAGTAGAACAAGAATTGTTATTTGTTGGCGCAGAGAGAGGAAAACTTGTGGCACttagaaatattattcaaaag GGAGTATTACCACCTGTACTAGTATTTGTGCAAAGCAAGGAAAGAGCACAAGAATTATTTAACGAACTTATATATGATGGAGTCAATGTTGATGTTATTCACGCTGATAGAACACAAACGCAG cGAGACAATGTCGTTCGTTGTTTTAGAGAGGGAAAAATATGGGTATTAATATGTACAGAATTAATGGCAAGAGGTATTGATTTCAAAGGTGTAAATCTTGTTATTAATTACGATTTCCCACCATCTGCTATTTCTTATGTTCATAGAATTG GTCGCACTGGTAGAGCTGGACATAAAGGAAAAGCAATTACTTTTTTTACTGTACAAGACACTACAAATTTGAGGAG TATAGCTACTATCATGCGTGAATCTGGTTGTAATGTTCCTGATTATATGTTAGCCATGAAAAAACATAGTAAAAGGGAAAGACGGAAACATGAATGCAAGGCTCCTATTAGAGAAAGTATATCAACTCTACCTACATTCAAACGCGtacaaacatttaaaaaaag AAAAGTTGCTGTAAACGATTCCAAAAAGAAATCTGAGCTAAAAAGTGAAGagaataaagataaaaaaataaatacaaaacatttaaaaaaagagaaatag